From Canis lupus familiaris isolate Mischka breed German Shepherd chromosome 16, alternate assembly UU_Cfam_GSD_1.0, whole genome shotgun sequence, one genomic window encodes:
- the LOC100686745 gene encoding LOW QUALITY PROTEIN: PIN2/TERF1-interacting telomerase inhibitor 1-like (The sequence of the model RefSeq protein was modified relative to this genomic sequence to represent the inferred CDS: deleted 1 base in 1 codon) — translation MSMLAEHQRKQKWAVDPRNTAWSNDDSKFGQRMLEKMGWSKGKGLGAQEQGATDHIKVQVKNNHLGLGATINNEDNWIAHQDDFNQLLADLNTCHGQETTDSSHNKEKKTFSLEEKSKISKNSVHYMKFTKGNDLSCRSKTDLDCIFGKRQSKKIPEDDSSPATPDGNSSSTTTTSAFTIQEYFAKRKAELKNKPQVIAAGPDFAETQTERKNGKKRKKEAKDRKVEIYTVPKAKKKRHQVEWQLGDPCWDKNSGVSAENGEDCVWPPHVQDITLKSKKRREKKNQVEVAMDATLHDTPVKKKKKKKKGSK, via the exons ATGTCTATGCTGGCTGAGCATCAGAGGAAGCAGAAGTGGGCTGTGGATCCAAGAAACACTGCGTGGAGCAATGATGATTCCAAGTTTGGCCAGAGGATGCTAGAAAAAATGGGGTGGTCTAAAGGAAAGGGTTTAGGGGCTCAGGAGCAAGGAGCAACAGATCATATTAAAGTTCAAGTTAAAAATAACCACCTGGGACTTGGAGCTACAATCAATAATGAAGATAACTGGATTGCTCATCAGGATGATTTTAACCAGCTTTTGGCTGACCTGAACACTTGCCATGGGCAGGAAACAACAGATTCCTCAcacaacaaagagaagaaaactttcaGCCTCGAAGAAAAGTCCAAAATCTCC AAAAACAGTGTTCATTATATGAAATTCACAAAAGGGAATGATCTATCATGTCGGAGCAAAACAGATCTTGACTGCATTTTTGGAAAAAGACAGAGTAAGAAGATTCCTGAGGATGATTCCAGCCCTGCCACTCCAGATGGGAACTCATCCTCCACTACAACGACCAGTGCCTTCACCATCCAGGAGTACTTTGCCAAGAGGAAGGCAGAGCTAAAGAACAAGCCACAGGTCATAGCAGCAGGGCCTGACTTTGCAGAGACCCAAAcggaaagaaaaaatggaaagaaaagaaagaaagaggcaaaagataGAAAAGTGGAGATATACACCGTACCCAAGGCCAAGAAGAAGAGACACCAAGTTGAGTGGCAGCTTGGAGACCCTTGTTGGGACAAGAATTCTGGTGTTTCTGCTGAAAATGGAGAAGATTGTGTGTGGCCACCTCATGTCCAGGACATTACCCTAAAGtccaagaaaaggagagaaaagaaaaaccaagttgAAGTAGCTATGGACGCTACATTACATGACACACctgtgaagaagaagaagaaaaagaagaaaggttccAAATAA